The stretch of DNA AGAAGTTTACatcttaaactaaaaaaaaactattcatgagatgtttttctttttaaaataaaaaaggagggagagaaaactttttctatttgaaaatcagagagacagcttttcaggcattggcttaacctgctgtaccacaacaaaaacatttttccaaatcttgCTGAAAGCTTTGTCAAAACATGCAAACAGTGAGAtgagcaggtctgggtagcccttggatctgacgcccagcagatcaagaactgtaggcaccattttgtacactgtggcaattgctttaggactgcaggggacagcagtgaactgcgcatgtgctgagctcacaagaacttgCTGATGTCAGTGGATTGcgctggtcctgcaggaaaataatactgacagtGGCATCacacgggtcaaaataggtccgtgtggcacccagacctaacgtccaacaggtccCAACAAGATTAATGCCACCAACAGCCTAATTATAGAGGATGCATggagtctctctaatcctgggacctgatccaaccggaagtgggagaaaggttgcagagacaacagtgcagcctgagCACGGTTTCAtaggaggtgaagagtggtgagccaaaagttggggctgtggagaccatggtgaaaatctgacttaagaacccagaactggaactcactggaggttgtggattcttaagtggctgcaagaaaaaagtTTTGTACCaaacacaataagtaaaatcgcattgtagacctgtgggtgacacagcttagaaacctgccccaaagagaagactctgctaaccagaagtacaatgaccaagagcaaaagaagagacaaaggcacaatgattacggaaaactcccctgcaaaggagcaaaactctatgccaacctcagagttaactgaggaaggcattgagaaaatggggcacacaaattaaaagtagaatggagagtctccaaaatagaatgaagaaagcagaagaaagaatctcagaattggaaaatatttcctgtcacggggggaagcaaacaaaaagctggaagcagaactggatcaagccaaaaaaagtattccagaattaaaagacactattaagaggccaaatctaagagttatgggagtcccagaaggcgcagaaagagaagctgagtttgcagatgtatttaatgaaataataaaggaaaatttccctaatctggaaaaagaattgggaaacaagatccaggagggccacagaactcccaacagtcttgatcaaaagcgatcttcaccatgacacatgatcatcaagctctcttcaattgaacgtaaggaaaagatcctgaaatgtgcacgtgaaaaaaaatcaattgacatataaaggagtgccaattaagctcacaggagatctctcacaggaaactctacaggcaagaagagaatggagtgacatattccagattctaaaaagaaaaattgtttgcccaggataacatatccagcaaagctttctttcatctttgaaaatgaaataaaattcttccacagtaaagaaaagctaaaagaatttgcctctttcaaacctggcctacaaatgatacttcaagatgttttcttcacagagaagaggaatagcacctaccaaaaccaaaggcaaatggaaagaacatcccagtgaaaagacaacagaagcctaaaccaatgaacaacccattcctaaaatgacagtagcacccatgtatattaaaccctgtatgtaaatggcttaagctcaatcaaacaccataaattagtagactggattaaaaaacaataccgatctgtttattgtctggaggagacacacttcaacaaagatcagtggaaactatatcgcatgggttttgttgttttctgttggtttcatctcttcaaaacacttccttctgattaaatcattcaatgactcatatatcatgcagtggcatcattttcttgaagaaggttcttgattttcatttcttcagctacacattagtcatttaatggcatgttatttaacttcatggtgttgttcatttcttttttctccctgatgttgatatggttttgtggctcttcatttaaggggatgtatagtagagctgtgtaatggaggctgtcatatctagtaacatgtgatttaacttcagggaattgtaaatttctatttttctttctattgttgattttgtatcatgacgtttcatttaaggggatgtgcagtagctgtgtaatggagactaacatcaaGCTGTAAGGATGctgtgtggtatgcatttctgtttccagacaaagatggacttacaaaaaaaaaagtagtcttCACAATGTCTGTGACATAATCACTCAACATGTGTTACCTACGttaaagtgaattttaaataGAGTCAAATTCAAGCAGAACTGATACCACAAAAGATAATACTACCTCATTTTTGTTATGTAttttagatattaaaaataaacagcaatgTTGTCATCTTTCAGAATCGACTGTACATTTTGTCATATTTATTTGTGTCATTTTTAGAATattgatttagtttttatttgaaaggttgagttgcagagagaggaggaaatacaaaGGGTTGGGGAAAAGAGAAtcacagaaaagagaaatcttccattcactgcttcacttcccgaacagccacaatggtgggagctgagccagaccTGAGCCGGGGGACAGAGACTCTTCTGGTCTCCCGTGTGAATGCAGAAGCGTAAGAACTTGTGGCCACttttcactgtcttcccaggagcattagcaggaaactgaaattaaaCAAATGGTTGGTATAAACTGTGGTCGCAAGAAGAAAATTGaccacaaaatgaaacaaagttaTTTTGGAAAGTATGAAAATATTCTGTATTCTAATTGTGATGGTATTTACAGAAATTCACATTTGTCAAAAATTCAGAGTTGTTCACTTAAAATGGGTAGATTTTATTGCAGTGAATAATATCTCAGTAAACCAGAAACAGAATGTCATTTAGATAGTGAGAAGGTGGGATGCTACGTGAGGTATGTCAAATGGCAAGAGTTCCAAAAGGAGAGAGTTATATGCATCTTGACATCTTGTGAAGCTTGTAGCTGAGACAGTGTGATTCAGTTACCCACCTCCAACTACTCACATAAGTTCTGTTTGGGAGGTAGAATCAAGGACACTGGACTCAACCCTACATTAGTGATCATGTTTCATGAGAAATAAAACAGATTAAGGCTAATATACATTCTAATATAAACTCCATTTTGTATCCTGGGTGCTTTATTATCAACCTGGTTTCCTGCTAGTATGCCTGGCCTCAGTGTTTGGGCTCctccactcacatgagagacctggttcctggcttcaacccaagccagcactagctgttgtgggcCTCGGTGACAgcaagccaacagatggaagatctctgcctctgactgaaaattagattttcaaaagtcatacataaacatttttggaaaagaaaaagaaaaagaaatctccagAGGGGTAGATAATCTAAGTAGAACACACCATGTAATAGTAATACACTCTAAATTAAGGAAAGGAAGAATAGGTTGATGAGTAAATGGACATATGAATAAACGTCTCATGTTCAATCAGTGTACTGTTTAACTGTGACAACCATATAGGCCTGCAGATGAATTAGAACAAATCATCACATACCCTTTGaacatacaaaatataaaatttgctgttgttattcatcaTCTTTACCATTGACCTTTGCTGTATCACATTTACTTAGGCTAATTCTTTGGCTAAAATTTTCATTACTCTTGGTCTATAATATGTCACCTCTCTTTATATACAAGTAGTCAGTCCATCATTAAGTGTGCTTGTATGTTACAAATATCTCACATATTTTTTACAAAGGTCTCATGataatacatatacatgcatatgcataGACATTCACAAAACCTCCAGTTGTTAATTTTTGTGAGTGTTACAGATGGAAGCTTTAAAGCTAAAAATATCactaagaaaaagatttatacaGAATATTTCAAAAGTTGGAAGTAAAATAATAGTATACTTGGTACAGAACTTGTTCACAATTGATGAGTTCTAGACCAAAAATACAGGATCATAACAGGGATTTAACCTCCCAGATGGACAAGGcacacaaaataaaattgcagGACATATAATCACTCAGTCACATCTTCTACTGACATCCCACTAGTCTCTTTACTGCCCCTCTCACATCTTTGTTTCTGAGGGTGTAGATTAGAGGGTTAAGGCTAGGTGTGACAACTGTGTAAAAGAGGGCAATGAATTTGCCTTGAACTTGAGAATTTTCTGTTGGTGGCTGGAGATATATGCACATAGCTGGAATGAAAAAAAGTGATACAACCACAAGATGGGCGCCACATGTCCCAAAGACTTTCTGAAGTCCTGTTGTTGACTGCATTCTCAAAACAGCCCTGGCAATGGCACCATAGGAGATGACAATGAGGATGAGAGGTATGAGAACGAAAACAGAGCTGGTGACCAGAAGGGTCAGCTCATTCAAATGTGTGTCTGCACAGGATAATTGCAGCAATGCTGGGACTTCACAGAAGAAATGATCCACATGGCGGTGTCCACACAGGGGCACCCATAACGTAAAGAGGGAATGAAGGGCTGAGTCGGTAAAACCACTTACCCAGGAAACCACAGCCAACAGGTGACAGAAACGAGGGTGCATGATGACAGTGTAATGCAAAGGTCTACACACAGCTGCATAACGGTCATAGGACATCACCACCAGAAGGACACACTCGGTGGTTCCCAGTGCAAGCACAAAGTAGAGCTGAGTCATGCAGCCAGCATAGGAGATGGTCTTGTCTGGGCCCCAGAGGTTGACCAGCAGCTGAGGGATGGAGCTGGTGGTATAGCAGAGATCCAGAAAAGAGAGGTTggagaggaagaagtacatgggagtGTGCAGCTGGGAGTCCAGGTACGACAGGATGATGATGAACAGGTTGCCTATCAGTGTCATCAGGTAGAATATCAAGATGAGCACGAAGAGGGCTACTTCCAGGTGAGGCCAGTGGGAAAAGCCCAGCAGAATGAAGTAGTTTTCAGAGCTTGCATTGGTTTTTTCCATGATCATTCAAGTTTGTTTGTTGCCTGAGGAAAAATAATTGTGAATGTTGGGAAATGGAAACAAATGCTCCTGGAGTCATTGGAACACCGAAACAGACATGAAAATTAACATGAATTGTTTTCCACTGTTCAAGTCTTGGATAATCTCAGCTTTCATAGAAATTATGAATGTAACAAACTGAATAACCCAAGAATCCTCAACCTCATACTgttacaaaagaggaaaaaattgaaTCAAATGAAGAAATCATGATGGAgtgagagaaacatttaatctAACACTGTGGGTAAACATTTGATGAAGAGCAGGAAGTTGACAAAGTTCCAAAATTTTCCTAACAAGTCACATCACTTTGTGATCAATATTATCACCACCAGTGCTAGGACCAACCAACATCCCTTACTAATGATGTTCTGAACAGGACATGATTACACATCAGTGACATGCTTGAAACATGAGACAAgctcaaaatgaaacaaagcagtTTGCTAATATTCAAACATAGACAGGCCAATGAAGATACATCAAGGATGAGAAACTGGTTCAGATTAAAGATCAATGAGATATGATGTCTAAATATTTGATCACAGACTTCAAAAAATTCTACGCAAAAAATTGTTGAAATGTTGAAGAAAACAAGATATGGACTATTAATCAAATAATATTAGACTCATCATATTTGCTGACTTTGAAAACTGTAAACAAATTGCATAAAATAATACTATTGTTGTGGGGCCAGCATAATGCTTCATCAGGCTTAGCCTCTGCCTGTGGGAGGTATCCCATAGGAGTGCTAGTTGGAGTCCCCATTGCTCATTTCTGATCCAACACCCTTTttatgccttgggaaagcagagcaagcTCACCCAAGTCCTTGAACTCCCAAACCAAagaggaagaactggaagaagttcatggctcctagcttcagactggcccagctgctggaactacgtggggagtgaacctatggatggaagatcttactgtcactccttctctctctgtaactctgtggttcaattaaaaaacaataaattaaaaaaaaacatgttattaTTCTAAGATGATAAGTGCTGAAATACTTGTGAGTAAAGGAATACAAATTCTGCATATTactctcaaaagagaaaaaataagtaagtggATGATAGATGAGAGAACAAAACTTCCCaggtaaaaaaaaagtcctattgCTAACTCTGGGTAAGTAGGGAATGTTTTGTGCTACTTCTTTTGATTATTCTATACATTTAAAATGGTATAATGTGAAGTtctaattataaatttaaaacaattttaacacTTTTATATCCTATCCATATAATTACCTCATTATATGGTTAAAAAATCCTATCTTGTTCTTCTAATTCAGTCCCAAAAGAATGTGACTAAACAGATAGAGAAGAAATTCCTAACTGGGCTAGAGAATACAATCTCTAAGAAACTAACCCttattaataaatacataacttttgGTTTTCCTCTCGGCATTTTCAGGTTACTGCACATTATGTGATTATACTCATAGAAGCATAACAATGGTAATCCTGAAAAAAATCTTACTGAAGAATGAAAAGACAgactg from Ochotona princeps isolate mOchPri1 chromosome 1, mOchPri1.hap1, whole genome shotgun sequence encodes:
- the LOC101523893 gene encoding olfactory receptor 2J3-like — protein: MIMEKTNASSENYFILLGFSHWPHLEVALFVLILIFYLMTLIGNLFIIILSYLDSQLHTPMYFFLSNLSFLDLCYTTSSIPQLLVNLWGPDKTISYAGCMTQLYFVLALGTTECVLLVVMSYDRYAAVCRPLHYTVIMHPRFCHLLAVVSWVSGFTDSALHSLFTLWVPLCGHRHVDHFFCEVPALLQLSCADTHLNELTLLVTSSVFVLIPLILIVISYGAIARAVLRMQSTTGLQKVFGTCGAHLVVVSLFFIPAMCIYLQPPTENSQVQGKFIALFYTVVTPSLNPLIYTLRNKDVRGAVKRLVGCQ